One region of Vigna angularis cultivar LongXiaoDou No.4 chromosome 10, ASM1680809v1, whole genome shotgun sequence genomic DNA includes:
- the LOC108335094 gene encoding probable indole-3-acetic acid-amido synthetase GH3.1 produces MAVDSPISSPLGPPACDKDAKALRFIEEMTRNAAAVQERVLSEILTRNGHTEYLQRFELGGASDRQTFKSKVPVISYEDVKPEIQRIANGDCSPILSAHPISEFLTSSGTSAGERKLMPTIKEELDRRQLLYSLLMPVMNLCVPGLDKGKGLYFLFVKAETRTPGGLMARPVLTSYYKSDHFKTRPFDPYNVYTSPNEAILCPDSFQSMYTQMLCGLIERNHVLRLGAVFASGLLRAIRFLQLHWPELVRDIRSGTLTSQITDPAIREYMDKVLKPDPELAQFMTEECSKYNWEGMITRIWPNTKYLDVIVTGAMAQYIPTLNYYSGGLPLACTMYASSECYFGLNLNPMCKPSEVSYTIMPNMAYFEFLLHDPNSGSVSSKLVDLVDVEVGKEYELVITTYAGLYRYRVGDILRVTGFHNSAPQFHFVRRKNVLLSIDSDKTDESELQNGIENASKLLADFKTSVVEYTSYADTTTIPGHYVIYWELLSKDSANAPSEEVLNRCCLEMEESLNSVYRQCRVADHSIGPLEIRVVKNGTFEELMDYAISRGASINQYKVPRCVNFTPIMELLDSRVVSVHFSQELPHWTPERR; encoded by the exons ATGGCTGTGGATTCCCCGATTTCGTCCCCATTGGGTCCACCGGCGTGCGACAAGGACGCGAAGGCGCTGCGGTTCATTGAGGAAATGACCCGAAACGCCGCCGCCGTCCAAGAGAGGGTGCTGTCGGAGATTCTCACACGCAACGGTCACACAGAGTACCTTCAACGCTTCGAACTTGGAGGCGCCTCCGATCGTCAAACCTTCAAGTCTAAGGTTCCCGTTATCTCTTACGAGGATGTGAAGCCTGAAATTCAACGTATTGCGAACGGTGATTGCTCCCCTATCTTGTCCGCTCATCCTATCTCTGAATTTCTCACCAG TTCTGGTACTTCAGCTGGGGAAAGAAAATTGATGCCAACAATTAAGGAAGAACTGGATCGTCGCCAACTTCTATACAGCCTCCTAATGCCAGTCATGAACCT TTGTGTGCCGGGTTTGGACAAGGGAAAGGGCCTATACTTTTTATTCGTGAAGGCCGAAACAAGGACACCGGGTGGGTTAATGGCCCGCCCGGTTCTCACAAGCTACTACAAAAGTGATCATTTCAAGACCCGACCTTTCGACCCGTATAATGTGTACACGAGTCCAAATGAAGCAATTCTCTGCCCCGACTCATTCCAAAGCATGTACACTCAAATGCTCTGTGGCCTCATAGAGCGCAACCACGTCCTCCGCCTTGGTGCCGTCTTTGCCTCCGGCCTCCTTCGCGCCATCCGATTCCTCCAACTCCATTGGCCCGAACTCGTCCGTGATATCCGATCTGGAACGCTAACTTCCCAAATCACGGATCCTGCAATAAGAGAATACATGGACAAGGTGCTAAAACCCGACCCGGAATTGGCCCAGTTTATGACAGAAGAATGTTCGAAGTATAATTGGGAAGGAATGATCACAAGAATTTGGCCCAACACAAAATACTTGGACGTGATCGTAACGGGGGCCATGGCCCAATACATTCCGACGCTTAACTACTACAGCGGAGGATTACCCCTTGCGTGCACCATGTACGCTTCGTCGGAGTGCTACTTCGGATTAAACCTTAATCCAATGTGCAAGCCCTCTGAGGTGTCGTACACAATCATGCCAAACATGGCATATTTTGAATTCCTTCTCCACGATCCTAATTCTGGGTCTGTCAGTTCAAAACTGGTGGATTTGGTCGATGTGGAGGTCGGAAAGGAATACGAGTTGGTAATCACCACATATGCGGGACTCTACCGGTATCGTGTGGGGGACATACTCCGAGTCACCGGATTCCACAACTCGGCGCCGCAGTTCCACTTCGTGCGGCGGAAGAACGTGTTGCTGAGCATTGACTCCGACAAAACGGACGAGTCGGAGTTGCAGAATGGGATTGAGAATGCCTCGAAGCTATTGGCTGATTTCAAGACGAGTGTGGTGGAATACACGAGTTATGCAGACACGACAACGATTCCTGGTCACTATGTTATTTACTGGGAGTTGTTGAGCAAGGACTCGGCAAACGCACCGAGTGAGGAGGTGTTGAATCGGTGTTGTTTGGAGATGGAGGAGTCGTTGAACTCGGTGTACAGGCAGTGTCGTGTTGCGGATCATTCGATTGGGCCATTGGAAATACGAGTTGTGAAAAATGGAACCTTTGAGGAGCTTATGGATTATGCAATCTCAAGAGGTGCTTCAATAAATCAATATAAGGTACCAAGGTGTGTGAATTTCACACCCATAATGGAGTTATTGGATTCTAGGGTTGTGTCCGTGCATTTTAGCCAAGAATTGCCACATTGGACCCCTGAAAGAAGGTGA
- the LOC108335347 gene encoding basic leucine zipper 43, producing MVPSEVRGVHYLAPENPFLVPPNFGLVQSDIPNLHMNTLLSNFPNCHFPHSGLDFLAPPSSYLSSNSTSDEADEIHFNIIDERKHRRMISNRESARRSRMRKQKHLDELWSQVVRLRTENHNLIDKLNHMSESHDRVLQENTRLKEEASDLRQMLADMQIGTSFACAMEELEDLPCNKPDPSNQSITPADMIHE from the coding sequence ATGGTTCCTAGTGAGGTAAGAGGAGTCCACTATCTAGCACCTGAAAATCCATTCCTAGTTCCACCCAACTTTGGCCTTGTGCAAAGTGACATTCCAAACCTTCATATGAACACCCTCTTAAGCAACTTTCCAAACTGCCACTTCCCTCATTCAGGCCTTGACTTTCTTGCTCCTCCCTCCTCATACCTCAGCAGCAACTCAACCTCTGATGAAGCTGATGAAATCCACTTCAACATCATCGACGAAAGGAAACACAGGAGAATGATATCCAACCGAGAATCCGCCCGCAGATCAAGGATGAGGAAGCAAAAGCACTTGGATGAACTCTGGTCGCAGGTTGTTCGGCTCAGAACTGAGAACCACAACTTGATTGACAAACTCAACCATATGTCCGAGTCCCATGACAGAGTCCTCCAAGAGAACACACGCCTCAAAGAAGAAGCTTCTGATCTCCGCCAAATGCTAGCAGACATGCAAATTGGAACCTCCTTTGCTTGCGCCATGGAAGAATTGGAGGACCTTCCATGCAACAAACCTGATCCCTCAAACCAATCGATCACTCCTGCAGATATGATTCACGAATGA